The following nucleotide sequence is from Mesobacillus jeotgali.
CCTGCTTTTTCTAATGAGTTATTCTTTTACCGGTACGACTGCACCTTCATATTTTTCAAGGATGAAATCCTGGATCTCTTTTGAATGAAGCACTTCAACTAGCGCCTTGATTGCTGGTTTGTCGGCATCTCCTTCACGGACAGCAATTACGTTCACATAAGGAGAATCGCTTTCCTCGATGGCAATTGAATCGTTTAATGGGTTCAACCCTGCATCGATTGCATAGTTAGAGTTGATCAATACTGCGTCGCCTTCACCATTGTTGAAGATTTGCGGAAGCATAGCTGCTTCATACTCTGTATCAAAATCTAATTCTTTAGGATTTTCTGCAATATCATCAATTGTTGCTTTTACTTTTTCTACGCCTTCTTTAAGGGTGATCAGTCCCTCTTTTTCAAGCATTGTTAAAATACGGCCATGGTCTGCTACCGAGCTGCTCATGATGATGTGCGCTCCCTTTGGCAGGTCATCCAGTGTAGTATGTTCCTTTGAATATACACCGATAGGCTCGATATGGATGCCGCCTGCGTTTTCAAACTTATAGCCGTGCTCAGCCATTTGGGACTCTAAGTAAGGTATATGCTGGAAGTAGTTTGCATCCAGTTCTCCTCCATCAAGTGCCTGGTTTGGAACAACATAGTCGTTGAATGTCTTGATTTCCATTTCATAACCCTTTTCTTCAA
It contains:
- a CDS encoding MetQ/NlpA family ABC transporter substrate-binding protein, which gives rise to MKKWLLALLALVLTAGLAACGTSEDNTSGEGGNEESKKIVVGASNVPHAEILEEAKALLEEKGYEMEIKTFNDYVVPNQALDGGELDANYFQHIPYLESQMAEHGYKFENAGGIHIEPIGVYSKEHTTLDDLPKGAHIIMSSSVADHGRILTMLEKEGLITLKEGVEKVKATIDDIAENPKELDFDTEYEAAMLPQIFNNGEGDAVLINSNYAIDAGLNPLNDSIAIEESDSPYVNVIAVREGDADKPAIKALVEVLHSKEIQDFILEKYEGAVVPVKE